The Lactuca sativa cultivar Salinas chromosome 2, Lsat_Salinas_v11, whole genome shotgun sequence genome includes a window with the following:
- the LOC111881731 gene encoding uncharacterized protein LOC111881731, with amino-acid sequence MATAAEAFKMGLKKDSPFYEDLVMTQCKRMDEVRSRALRFIRLEEEKEIQKRSNPPSSYDHLNRKADSLAQRSYKSKPYSKPDHHRDLGNKARWTRKGEKSTTWKDKSRWCAYHEDFGHVTEDCIALRKEINYLLAKSHAKVSKTEKGKGPQKNTSITNKKEITFDEADRQDIQDPHHDGLVITLYITNHFVRRILVDAGSSFNIILLDALKRMNIPEFEKVARSSVLIGFSGRPWIHKMKVVPSTYHQYIKMPTPCGIVKIIGDQQESKECYTTLMKSSTVPQQA; translated from the exons ATGGCAACAGCAGCCGAAGCCTTTAAAATGGGCTTAAAGAAGGATTctcccttttatgaagatctcGTAATGACTCAATGCAAGAGGATGGATGAAGTCAGAAGCAGAGCATTGAGGTTCATCAGGCTCGAAGAAGAGAAGGAAATCCAAAAGAGGAGCAACCCGCCAAGCTCTTATGATCACCTCAATAGGAAGGCCGATTCCTTGGCCCAAAGATCCTATAAATCAAAACCTTATTCCAAACCTGATCATCACAGG GATCTTGGAAACAAAGCAAGATGGACAAGAAAAGGAGAAAAATCCACAACTTGGAAAGACAAGTCCAGATGGTGTGCATACCATGAAGACTTTGGTCACGTTACAGAAGATTGCATAGCCCTCAGAAAGGAAATCAACTATCTCCTGG CAAAGAGTCACGCCAAGGTGTCCAAAACGGAGAAGGGAAAAGGACCACAGAAGAACACATCGATCACAAACAAAAAGGAGATCACATTCGACGAAGCGGATAGACAAGACATACAGGATCCTCACCATGACGGATTAGTGATTACTCTCTACATCACCAACCATTTCGTTAGAAGGATCCTTGTTGATGCAGGATCTTCATTCAACATCATACTCCTGGATGCATTGAAGAGAATGAAcatcccggagtttgagaaagttGCAAGATCCTCCGTGTTGATTGGATTCAGCG GTAGACCATGGATCCACAAAATGAAGGTCGTCCCTTCgacatatcatcaatacataaagATGCCAACCCCATGCGGGATAGTGAAGATCATAGGGGACCAACAAGAATCCAAGGAATGCTACACGACTTTGATGAAATCCTCAACGGTGCCACAACAAGCATAA